In Paenibacillus larvae subsp. larvae, the following proteins share a genomic window:
- a CDS encoding bifunctional folylpolyglutamate synthase/dihydrofolate synthase: MENIFNTHSAPFQKAEEAVEWIVGLVPFGIKPGLARMERFMEMLGHPERRLKFIHVAGTNGKGSTCAFLTSVLMNSGYDVGTFTSPYLEKFTNRIQYNGQDMDDQVLVQLANRLKPIAEEMACTELGSPTMFEVSTTLAILYYATVAFPDYVVWETGLGGRLDCTNIVHPVITIITNVGYDHTEILGETLAEIASEKAGIIKAGIPVVCTAEKPEAVEVIRETAKNNKSTLYLLGKSFDIASGISAENSQKFDFAGPFRKLSQVKITLNGIHQMKNAAAALMALEVLRQYYALVVEDEILYEAMAKTSWAGRMEIISQHPRILADGAHNPEGAEALVHTLKSVYKFKKLRLMMGMLATKNHTGFFRHILPIVDTLILTEPDFHKKEEAAHLAELARTWMLESGREVELIVEPDWKLALELLKQKTEQDDLAVVSGTLYLISDVRSWILYHSHSEKGW, from the coding sequence ATGGAAAACATATTCAACACACATTCCGCCCCTTTTCAGAAAGCAGAGGAAGCTGTGGAATGGATTGTCGGGCTGGTTCCCTTCGGGATCAAGCCGGGCCTGGCACGAATGGAGAGGTTTATGGAAATGCTTGGTCATCCTGAGCGCAGGCTGAAATTTATTCATGTGGCCGGTACGAACGGTAAAGGTTCGACCTGCGCCTTTTTGACAAGTGTACTCATGAACAGCGGATATGATGTCGGAACCTTTACCTCCCCTTATCTGGAGAAGTTTACGAACCGTATTCAATATAACGGGCAGGATATGGACGATCAGGTGCTTGTGCAGCTTGCGAATCGCCTGAAACCAATTGCTGAGGAAATGGCTTGTACGGAACTTGGTTCTCCGACCATGTTTGAAGTAAGCACGACTTTGGCAATATTGTATTATGCCACCGTTGCTTTTCCGGATTATGTCGTCTGGGAAACGGGGCTTGGCGGACGTCTAGATTGCACGAACATTGTGCATCCTGTTATAACCATAATTACGAATGTTGGATACGATCATACGGAGATATTAGGGGAGACACTGGCTGAAATCGCATCAGAAAAAGCAGGTATTATCAAGGCAGGAATTCCTGTGGTCTGCACGGCGGAAAAACCGGAAGCTGTTGAAGTTATAAGGGAGACAGCAAAAAATAACAAGTCTACTTTATATCTGCTTGGAAAGAGCTTTGATATTGCTTCCGGCATTTCGGCAGAGAACAGCCAGAAGTTTGACTTTGCAGGACCATTCCGCAAGCTTTCTCAAGTGAAGATAACCTTGAACGGGATTCACCAGATGAAGAATGCGGCTGCTGCTTTGATGGCTCTTGAAGTGTTGCGGCAGTACTATGCCCTGGTAGTGGAAGATGAGATTTTGTATGAGGCTATGGCAAAAACCTCCTGGGCCGGAAGAATGGAAATCATTTCGCAGCATCCCCGCATTCTGGCGGATGGTGCCCATAACCCGGAAGGGGCGGAGGCTCTGGTCCATACACTTAAAAGTGTGTATAAATTCAAAAAACTGCGTCTGATGATGGGAATGCTGGCTACAAAGAATCATACCGGATTTTTTCGGCATATACTCCCTATAGTGGATACTCTCATCCTTACCGAACCAGATTTCCATAAAAAAGAGGAAGCTGCCCATCTTGCCGAGTTGGCCCGTACATGGATGCTGGAAAGCGGCAGAGAAGTGGAACTTATAGTGGAACCTGATTGGAAACTAGCTTTGGAATTACTTAAACAAAAAACAGAGCAGGATGATCTGGCGGTTGTATCCGGTACGCTATACTTAATCTCCGATGTTCGTTCCTGGATTTTGTATCATTCCCACTCTGAAAAAGGATGGTGA
- a CDS encoding RrF2 family transcriptional regulator, which produces MNSEFTIAVHSLVLLSHLPGQMATSGEIAANVCTHAARIRKIMGMLRKAGYVKTKEGFGGGFLLNCDPDAVTLADIYRVTSAGSLKPYWCTGDKSQSCPVSSNMQDVMNRLFCDAEKHMEQYLAGRTLGDVLHEVRFEETDGR; this is translated from the coding sequence TTGAACAGTGAGTTTACCATTGCTGTCCACAGTCTGGTACTGCTATCCCATTTGCCGGGACAAATGGCTACCAGCGGAGAGATTGCTGCGAATGTTTGCACTCATGCGGCGCGTATCCGCAAAATTATGGGTATGCTCCGCAAAGCAGGATATGTTAAAACAAAGGAAGGCTTTGGAGGGGGATTTCTGCTGAATTGTGATCCGGATGCGGTTACCCTGGCAGATATTTACCGTGTCACCTCGGCGGGGTCCTTAAAACCGTATTGGTGTACAGGGGACAAGTCACAGTCTTGCCCGGTTTCCTCCAACATGCAGGATGTGATGAACCGGTTGTTCTGCGATGCAGAGAAACACATGGAGCAGTATTTGGCTGGGCGTACACTAGGTGATGTACTGCACGAGGTGAGATTTGAAGAAACGGACGGGCGATAA
- a CDS encoding Maf family protein yields the protein MPPTSLLILASSSPRRQELIRFLQLPFIVRASYAKEDTPAGMSPPDIVETLSLRKASAVAEVCRAAGESGIVIGSDTIVVLDDTVLGKPSNEQHAFEMLKALRGRSHTVYSGVACMESKSGRYRVAHRRTAVRMKQLEDEQIRRYIATGEPLDKAGSYRIQGIGATLIESIEGDYFNVVGLPISLLADMLGDFSIRVL from the coding sequence ATGCCGCCAACCTCTCTGTTAATTCTTGCTTCATCTTCACCCCGCAGGCAGGAACTGATCCGTTTCCTGCAGCTGCCGTTTATCGTACGTGCCAGTTATGCCAAGGAGGACACACCGGCAGGCATGTCCCCGCCGGATATCGTAGAGACCCTCTCTCTTCGCAAGGCTTCTGCCGTTGCTGAAGTCTGCAGGGCAGCCGGAGAATCCGGTATTGTCATCGGTTCTGACACAATTGTTGTGCTGGATGATACTGTGCTCGGAAAGCCATCGAATGAGCAGCATGCCTTCGAGATGCTGAAGGCCCTTCGGGGACGAAGCCATACGGTATACAGCGGTGTGGCCTGTATGGAAAGCAAGTCCGGCAGGTACCGTGTCGCTCACCGGAGAACAGCTGTCCGTATGAAGCAGCTGGAAGACGAACAGATCCGCAGGTACATCGCTACTGGAGAACCGCTGGATAAGGCAGGTTCTTATAGGATACAAGGTATAGGAGCTACACTGATTGAAAGTATCGAGGGAGACTACTTTAACGTGGTTGGATTGCCGATCTCCCTGCTGGCTGATATGCTGGGGGATTTTAGCATTCGCGTCCTGTGA
- a CDS encoding DUF4321 domain-containing protein has protein sequence MKKNTFTLVLVLIIGLITGIIVGEWLESINGPTFLTGSVDITWQPKGDFQVIQYDILLRIKLNLCSILGLVGSFLIYRKL, from the coding sequence ATGAAGAAAAATACCTTTACACTGGTACTCGTACTCATCATCGGGCTGATTACCGGAATCATTGTGGGGGAGTGGCTTGAGTCCATAAACGGGCCGACCTTTCTAACCGGGTCCGTGGATATCACCTGGCAGCCTAAAGGAGATTTTCAAGTTATTCAATATGATATTCTGCTTAGAATCAAGCTGAATCTGTGCAGCATTTTAGGCCTGGTCGGATCCTTTCTGATTTACCGGAAACTGTAG
- a CDS encoding valine--tRNA ligase: protein MTEANDKQTVSMPTTYDPSQAEKKWYDYWIEKGFFKAGQNPEREPYMIVIPPPNVTGMLHIGHALDFTLQDIIIRAKRMQGYDALWLPGSDHAGIATQTKVEQKLREEGVSRYDLGREAFLEKVWDWKELYAGTIREQWGKMGLSLDFSRERFTLDEGLSKAVRKVFVKLYDKGLIYRGKYIINWDPAARTALSDIEVEYKEIQGNLYHLEYPLKDGSGSITVATTRPETMLGDAAVAVHPEDERYKDMVGKTLVLPIVGREIPVIADEYVDKEFGSGAVKITPAHDPNDFEVGHRHNLPQILVMDESGKMNAEAGPYQGMDRFVCRKKIVADLKEQGVLIRIEEHIHQVGHSERSGAVVEPYLSTQWFVKMKPLAEKAIEVQKSDKGVHFVPDRFEKIYLHWIENIRDWCISRQLWWGHRIPAWYCNSCGEVTVSGEDVTCCQHCQSNDIRQDEDVLDTWFSSALWPFSTLGWPEQTDDLKRYFPTNVLVTGYDIIYFWVARMIFSSLEFTGQIPFKDVLVHGLVRDAEGRKMSKSLGNGIDPLEVIKQYGADAMRYMLSTSSTPGQDLRFRWERVEQARNFANKIWNASRFALMNLEGFNMEDLDFGGELGTSDRWILHRFNETARDVTRLLDQYEFGETGRLLYNFIWDDLCDWYIEFSKLSLYGDDEQAKKKTQSVLVYVLDHTMRLIHPFMPFISEEIWQHLPHEGETITRTAWPHPDDRFEAPDAVREMVLLMDLIRAVRNIRAEVNVPMSKKIELLIKPSDAENLNILHKNEEYVRRFCNTSVLEISEALASPDKAMTAVVTGAELFLPLAGLIDIAQEIARLEKELQTLHGEVARIEKKLANEGFMAKAPEKVIEEEKAKLADYSEKRDKVIARLAELKG from the coding sequence ATGACAGAAGCTAATGACAAACAAACCGTTTCGATGCCGACAACTTACGATCCTTCACAGGCGGAGAAAAAATGGTATGATTACTGGATTGAAAAAGGTTTTTTTAAAGCCGGGCAAAATCCGGAAAGGGAGCCTTATATGATCGTTATTCCTCCTCCAAACGTGACGGGGATGCTGCATATTGGGCATGCACTCGATTTCACTTTGCAGGATATTATTATCCGTGCTAAACGGATGCAGGGATATGATGCTTTATGGCTTCCCGGTTCCGACCATGCCGGTATTGCCACACAAACCAAAGTGGAACAGAAACTGAGAGAAGAGGGAGTAAGCCGGTATGATCTCGGGCGTGAAGCTTTCCTGGAGAAAGTATGGGACTGGAAAGAGTTATATGCCGGAACGATCCGGGAGCAATGGGGGAAAATGGGGCTTTCTCTGGACTTTTCCCGCGAACGCTTTACCCTGGATGAGGGGCTGTCCAAAGCTGTCAGGAAAGTATTCGTAAAACTGTATGATAAAGGTTTGATTTACCGCGGCAAATATATTATCAACTGGGACCCTGCTGCACGAACGGCTCTGTCCGACATTGAAGTGGAATACAAAGAAATACAAGGGAACTTGTACCATTTGGAATACCCGCTTAAAGACGGAAGCGGTTCAATTACTGTTGCCACTACCCGTCCTGAGACCATGCTGGGGGATGCGGCGGTAGCTGTACATCCGGAAGACGAACGTTATAAAGACATGGTTGGCAAGACGCTGGTTCTGCCAATCGTTGGCCGGGAGATTCCGGTAATTGCGGATGAGTACGTGGATAAAGAATTTGGGAGCGGAGCAGTTAAGATCACACCTGCCCATGATCCGAACGATTTTGAGGTAGGACACCGTCATAATCTGCCGCAAATTCTGGTGATGGATGAATCCGGTAAAATGAACGCGGAAGCAGGTCCTTATCAGGGCATGGATCGTTTTGTTTGCCGCAAAAAAATTGTGGCGGACTTGAAGGAACAAGGCGTGCTGATCCGCATTGAGGAGCATATTCATCAAGTAGGACACAGTGAGCGCAGCGGGGCGGTTGTTGAACCTTACTTGTCTACCCAATGGTTTGTTAAAATGAAACCGCTCGCCGAGAAAGCAATTGAAGTACAAAAGTCTGATAAAGGCGTACATTTTGTACCAGACCGGTTTGAGAAGATTTATTTGCATTGGATCGAAAATATCCGTGACTGGTGCATCTCCCGCCAATTATGGTGGGGGCATCGTATTCCGGCCTGGTATTGTAATTCCTGCGGGGAAGTAACAGTTTCCGGGGAAGACGTTACCTGCTGCCAGCATTGCCAAAGTAACGATATCCGGCAGGATGAAGATGTACTGGATACCTGGTTCAGCTCTGCCTTGTGGCCGTTTTCAACATTGGGCTGGCCGGAACAAACAGATGATCTTAAGCGTTACTTTCCGACCAACGTGCTGGTAACCGGTTATGACATTATTTATTTCTGGGTAGCCAGGATGATTTTTAGTAGTCTGGAATTCACCGGACAAATTCCATTTAAAGATGTTCTGGTTCACGGTCTTGTCCGGGATGCGGAAGGCCGCAAAATGTCCAAATCACTTGGCAACGGAATTGATCCTCTTGAGGTTATTAAGCAATACGGGGCCGATGCCATGCGCTATATGCTGTCTACCAGCAGTACCCCGGGGCAGGATCTCCGCTTCCGTTGGGAACGTGTAGAGCAGGCCCGTAACTTTGCGAATAAAATCTGGAATGCTTCCCGGTTTGCTTTGATGAATTTGGAAGGTTTCAATATGGAAGACCTGGATTTCGGCGGGGAACTGGGCACGTCTGACCGCTGGATTTTGCACCGTTTTAACGAAACTGCCCGTGACGTTACCCGGCTCCTGGACCAGTACGAGTTTGGGGAAACCGGCCGTCTTTTGTACAATTTTATTTGGGATGATTTATGCGACTGGTATATTGAATTCAGTAAGTTGTCTTTATATGGGGATGACGAGCAGGCCAAGAAGAAAACCCAGTCAGTCCTTGTATATGTTCTGGACCATACAATGCGCCTCATTCATCCGTTCATGCCGTTTATCAGTGAAGAGATCTGGCAGCATCTTCCTCATGAGGGAGAAACGATCACCAGAACAGCCTGGCCGCATCCGGATGACCGCTTTGAAGCGCCGGATGCCGTTCGCGAGATGGTACTTCTTATGGATTTGATTCGCGCTGTACGCAACATTCGTGCGGAAGTAAATGTCCCAATGAGCAAAAAAATTGAACTGCTGATCAAGCCTTCCGATGCGGAGAATCTGAACATTCTCCATAAGAATGAGGAATATGTCAGACGCTTCTGTAATACTTCTGTTCTGGAAATATCTGAAGCACTTGCTTCTCCGGATAAAGCGATGACAGCGGTAGTAACCGGTGCAGAGCTGTTCTTGCCGCTGGCAGGTCTTATCGATATCGCCCAGGAGATTGCACGCCTCGAAAAAGAGCTTCAAACCCTGCACGGGGAAGTGGCAAGAATCGAGAAGAAACTTGCGAATGAAGGATTTATGGCTAAGGCGCCTGAAAAAGTCATCGAAGAGGAAAAAGCGAAGCTGGCGGATTATTCCGAAAAACGTGATAAAGTAATTGCTCGGCTGGCAGAGCTGAAAGGATAA
- the murC gene encoding UDP-N-acetylmuramate--L-alanine ligase, whose translation MNTLDQHVHFIGIGGYGMSAIAKVMLEMGYQVSGSDLAQQELTEKLIAKGARVYLGHEASHVEGADLVVYSTALPKDNVEIVAAEARNIPILHRSQMLARLMNERKGIAVAGAHGKTTTSSMIALVMEKCGADPTYIIGGEIMNIGSNAKAGTGEYVVAEADESDGTFLQYYPTLALVNNIEADHLENYGGNFENLKKAYAQFLSQVKPGGKAIVCKDDAYIREMIPYVESEVITYGIGSDADYQAVDIHLGDRKVSFSVLYKGENLGKIELSVPGKHNVCNALATLIICLEAGLTFDQVAAAIHEFHGAKRRFQVMGEINDILIIDDYAHHPTEISATISAAKATGKRIIVVFQPQRYTRTFFLFEQFSRCFGEADEVIITDIYSPAGEKQIEGVSSAKLVDMIRQNSHANAEYMPKSEDVLAHLIDHVKPGDLVITMGAGNIWRVADTLAKTLQQKQSQL comes from the coding sequence ATGAACACCTTAGATCAACATGTACATTTTATAGGAATTGGCGGATACGGTATGAGTGCCATCGCCAAGGTAATGCTGGAAATGGGTTATCAGGTATCGGGATCGGACCTTGCCCAGCAGGAACTGACTGAGAAGCTCATAGCAAAGGGAGCCCGGGTCTATCTGGGGCATGAAGCGAGCCATGTGGAAGGGGCGGATCTTGTTGTATATTCTACTGCACTTCCCAAAGATAATGTGGAAATAGTTGCGGCTGAAGCCCGAAACATTCCCATTTTGCACCGTTCCCAAATGCTGGCCAGGCTGATGAATGAACGCAAAGGGATTGCAGTTGCAGGAGCGCACGGAAAGACAACCACCTCCTCCATGATCGCACTAGTCATGGAAAAATGCGGGGCGGATCCTACTTATATTATCGGTGGAGAAATCATGAATATTGGCAGCAATGCCAAGGCTGGTACGGGTGAATATGTGGTAGCGGAAGCGGATGAAAGCGACGGTACTTTTTTACAGTACTACCCTACATTGGCGCTTGTTAACAACATTGAAGCGGATCACCTTGAGAATTACGGAGGCAATTTTGAAAATTTGAAAAAAGCCTATGCCCAGTTTCTCAGCCAAGTTAAACCCGGGGGCAAGGCCATTGTCTGCAAAGATGATGCTTACATCCGGGAAATGATCCCTTATGTGGAAAGCGAAGTTATTACTTACGGCATTGGATCGGATGCAGATTATCAAGCCGTTGACATACATCTTGGAGACCGGAAGGTTTCATTTTCCGTACTATATAAGGGAGAAAACCTGGGCAAGATCGAATTGTCCGTTCCGGGTAAACATAACGTGTGCAATGCTCTTGCCACTTTAATAATCTGCTTGGAAGCAGGCCTTACTTTCGATCAGGTAGCGGCTGCTATTCACGAATTCCATGGCGCTAAGCGCCGTTTCCAGGTAATGGGGGAAATAAACGACATCCTGATTATTGATGATTACGCACATCATCCTACAGAGATTTCGGCAACTATTTCCGCGGCCAAGGCAACAGGAAAACGGATTATAGTGGTGTTTCAACCCCAGCGTTATACCCGGACCTTCTTCCTGTTCGAGCAATTCAGCCGATGTTTCGGGGAGGCTGATGAAGTTATCATAACGGATATCTATTCCCCGGCAGGAGAGAAACAGATTGAAGGCGTAAGCTCTGCCAAACTGGTGGACATGATCCGTCAAAATAGCCATGCAAATGCAGAATATATGCCAAAGAGTGAGGATGTCCTTGCCCATTTGATCGACCATGTTAAACCGGGAGATCTGGTAATAACCATGGGGGCAGGAAATATATGGAGAGTTGCAGACACACTGGCCAAAACACTACAGCAGAAGCAATCCCAATTATAG
- a CDS encoding rod shape-determining protein, with protein sequence MFGGLTKDLGIDLGTANTLVYLKGKGIIVREPSVVALRTDTKSIEAVGDAAKKMIGRTPGNIRAIRPMKDGVIADFDTTATMIRYFLRQAQKDRFMFQRHPNVMVCVPSGITAVEQRAVEDATKQAGARDAFTIEEPFAAAIGADLPVWEPTGSMVVDIGGGTTEVAVISLGGIVTSRSIRVAGDEMDDAITHYIKRTYNLMIGERTAELLKMEIASALPMEQPQQMEIRGRDLVTGLPKTLAVTSDEITEALGDTINSIVEAVKVTLEKCPPELAADIMDRGIVLTGGGGLLRNLDKLLARETGMPVMVADNPLDCVAIGTGRALENIHLFKQKPSSTKYRK encoded by the coding sequence ATGTTTGGTGGATTAACCAAAGATCTTGGAATTGATTTAGGTACTGCAAATACACTTGTTTATCTTAAAGGAAAAGGGATTATTGTCAGAGAACCTTCTGTAGTGGCTCTGCGTACAGATACCAAAAGTATTGAGGCAGTGGGAGATGCAGCCAAAAAAATGATTGGTCGTACCCCCGGCAATATCCGCGCCATTCGCCCGATGAAGGACGGGGTTATTGCAGATTTTGACACAACCGCTACCATGATTCGCTATTTTTTGCGACAGGCACAAAAGGACCGCTTTATGTTCCAGCGCCATCCCAACGTGATGGTATGTGTGCCCTCCGGCATTACTGCTGTTGAGCAGCGGGCTGTAGAGGATGCAACCAAGCAGGCCGGTGCGCGTGATGCCTTCACGATTGAAGAACCGTTTGCTGCAGCCATCGGGGCGGATTTACCTGTGTGGGAACCGACAGGCAGCATGGTCGTAGATATTGGCGGCGGTACAACCGAAGTGGCTGTTATTTCTCTGGGCGGTATCGTAACAAGCCGTTCTATCCGCGTTGCCGGTGATGAAATGGATGATGCGATTACACATTACATCAAACGCACCTATAACTTAATGATCGGAGAACGTACGGCAGAACTGCTTAAAATGGAAATTGCCTCGGCTCTTCCTATGGAACAGCCGCAGCAAATGGAAATACGGGGACGCGATCTGGTGACCGGTCTGCCGAAAACACTTGCCGTAACTTCGGATGAAATTACGGAAGCTTTGGGAGATACCATCAACAGCATCGTGGAAGCGGTCAAAGTGACGCTCGAAAAATGCCCTCCGGAACTGGCTGCTGACATTATGGACCGGGGTATTGTTCTGACCGGCGGGGGCGGATTGCTCCGCAACCTCGATAAGCTGCTTGCCAGAGAGACGGGAATGCCTGTTATGGTAGCCGATAACCCTCTGGACTGTGTAGCGATCGGTACTGGCCGCGCACTTGAAAACATTCA
- a CDS encoding IS630 family transposase (programmed frameshift) has translation MTMDKHTELAKVTAAMQQTKERRMYERYQAIYLHLKGTSMKAIADILNRNRMTVSSYIHTYENGGLGALQIKHSSGAPTRLTKQQQDRLKQTVAYSVPHEVGFTAKHNWTLELIATYVEREWGHCYSLRGISKVMERLGLSYTKPTYTLAAADPKKQRHFTETTFPELKKLLNEEIDHLLFEDESMIRDYQAIQKTWFLRGKQRIIPTTGKHRGVKLLATVDYETGHIVWQEDEQYTAETFLSFLQKVMATYPTGKLALVLDNARIHHAKLLRPFLEAQKNRLELVYLPPYSPQLNIVEGLWKWLKSSVINNVFYSAVSEIRLRVGQFMDEIMKHPHAIIDRLCVRL, from the exons ATGACAATGGATAAACATACCGAACTGGCAAAAGTAACGGCAGCCATGCAACAAACCAAAGAGCGCCGAATGTATGAACGCTACCAAGCGATCTATTTGCATTTGAAAGGCACATCCATGAAGGCGATCGCTGACATTTTGAATCGAAACCGAATGACGGTGAGCAGTTACATTCATACGTACGAGAACGGTGGACTGGGAGCCTTGCAAATCAAGCATTCCTCAGGTGCTCCTACTCGGTTGACGAAGCAGCAGCAGGATCGCTTGAAACAAACCGTCGCCTATTCGGTTCCCCATGAGGTCGGCTTTACGGCAAAGCACAACTGGACGCTTGAACTGATTGCCACGTACGTGGAACGCGAATGGGGCCATTGCTATTCGCTCCGAGGCATTTCCAAGGTCATGGAGCGGCTAGGGCTCAGCTATACGAAACCGACCTACACGCTCGCAGCAGCAGATCCCAAGAAACAACGCCATTTCACCGAAACGACCTTTCCTGAACTG AAAAAGCTACTGAACGAGGAGATTGATCACTTGCTGTTCGAGGATGAGTCGATGATCCGGGACTACCAGGCGATTCAGAAGACCTGGTTCCTTCGCGGGAAGCAACGCATCATTCCAACCACGGGCAAGCATCGTGGGGTCAAACTGCTGGCCACGGTTGACTATGAAACGGGACACATCGTTTGGCAAGAAGATGAACAGTACACCGCTGAAACGTTTCTTTCCTTTCTTCAAAAGGTCATGGCGACTTATCCAACAGGGAAACTGGCTCTGGTTTTGGACAATGCCCGGATTCATCATGCAAAGCTGCTTCGGCCGTTTCTGGAAGCGCAAAAAAATCGGCTTGAGCTTGTGTACTTGCCTCCATACAGCCCTCAGTTAAATATCGTAGAAGGACTCTGGAAATGGCTCAAGTCCAGTGTGATCAATAACGTATTCTATTCGGCCGTTTCCGAAATCCGTCTGCGTGTCGGGCAATTTATGGATGAAATCATGAAGCATCCTCATGCCATTATTGACCGGCTGTGCGTGCGACTTTGA
- the radC gene encoding RadC family protein — protein sequence MVSSSVTLRNVPSEDRPRERMLQFGPQVLSNAELLAVLLRTGTLAESAVHLAERVLIDCEGIRGLVDASIDQLTQIRGIGTAKALQIQEGIELGRRIARSTLPETMVIRSPRDVADLMTEDLRYLHKEHFVCLFLNTKNQVLAKETMSIGSLNASIVHPREVFRAAIKRSSASIICVHNHPSGNPTPSLDDIDITQRLIEAGAIIGIDVLDHIIIGDKAYVSLKEQGYM from the coding sequence ATGGTATCATCAAGTGTCACCTTGCGTAATGTTCCGAGTGAAGACAGACCCAGGGAACGGATGCTGCAGTTTGGACCCCAGGTACTTAGCAATGCTGAACTTCTCGCCGTTCTTTTAAGGACCGGCACCCTTGCCGAGTCCGCCGTTCATCTCGCAGAACGTGTGCTTATAGACTGTGAAGGCATTCGGGGGCTTGTCGATGCCAGTATTGACCAGTTGACCCAGATCCGGGGCATAGGCACTGCCAAAGCTCTTCAAATCCAGGAAGGAATAGAGCTTGGCCGCCGAATTGCTAGAAGCACGCTTCCGGAAACTATGGTGATTCGTTCCCCGCGTGACGTGGCTGACTTGATGACTGAAGATTTACGGTATTTGCACAAAGAGCATTTTGTTTGCCTTTTTTTAAATACAAAAAATCAGGTTCTGGCTAAGGAGACGATGTCGATCGGCAGCTTGAACGCCTCCATCGTACACCCTCGCGAAGTATTCCGGGCTGCCATTAAGCGCAGCAGTGCTTCCATTATCTGCGTACACAACCATCCCAGCGGGAATCCAACCCCCAGCTTAGATGACATTGACATTACCCAAAGACTCATAGAAGCCGGTGCGATTATAGGCATAGACGTGCTGGACCATATCATTATTGGAGACAAGGCTTACGTAAGTTTGAAGGAACAAGGTTATATGTAA
- a CDS encoding N-acetylmuramoyl-L-alanine amidase: MKRNWKKWLLLSAVFLLVFPYQALAMKVVIDPGHGGRDSGAVGVSGLKEKDVTLDIGLKVRQALRAKGIEVAMTRETDTYVSLQDRVSFTNRQLADLFVSIHANSTVGGANGNAKGTEVLYYDAAFPQPDYPASPEMEALTEYSKQLAQSLQSTFVTEIGTKDRKIKPDAAYVIRKGTIPSALVETAFIDNVDDAKLLASPTGRTQMANAIADGIAKLAPVTFPDTLGHWSRDAVLRMYKKGWISGYNNMFRPDDSITRAEFVALMNKVFDFSKLSPLPGKNNPSPDSFTDLSRNHWAYNQLAQAIRLNILSGYGNGKIEPDKPISRAEVATVFQLLREASGKSGPATPGTSQPFTDVSSGYWAEKYINTLKKTGIINGVTSTTFAPEKDMLRGESAALLDNYSN, from the coding sequence TTGAAGAGAAACTGGAAAAAATGGCTCCTGCTTTCGGCTGTTTTTCTGCTGGTGTTCCCTTATCAGGCATTGGCCATGAAAGTGGTCATTGACCCGGGACACGGAGGCAGAGATTCAGGTGCGGTTGGAGTAAGTGGCCTGAAGGAAAAGGACGTGACGCTAGACATAGGATTAAAAGTCCGTCAAGCGCTTCGGGCTAAAGGAATTGAAGTTGCCATGACGAGAGAAACAGATACATATGTAAGCCTGCAAGACCGGGTAAGCTTCACCAACCGGCAGCTAGCGGATTTGTTCGTATCGATTCATGCAAACTCTACTGTAGGAGGGGCCAATGGAAATGCCAAAGGAACCGAAGTCCTTTATTATGATGCGGCCTTTCCTCAACCTGATTATCCGGCAAGTCCGGAAATGGAAGCTTTGACAGAGTATAGCAAACAGTTGGCCCAAAGCCTCCAATCCACTTTTGTTACTGAAATCGGGACGAAAGACCGGAAAATCAAACCGGATGCGGCATATGTCATCCGCAAAGGAACGATACCAAGCGCTTTAGTGGAAACCGCATTTATCGACAATGTGGACGATGCCAAACTGCTGGCAAGTCCGACAGGCCGAACCCAAATGGCCAACGCCATTGCGGACGGCATCGCTAAACTGGCACCTGTAACGTTCCCTGATACATTGGGACATTGGTCCAGAGACGCTGTACTAAGAATGTACAAGAAAGGTTGGATCAGCGGATACAACAACATGTTCAGGCCGGATGACAGCATTACCCGTGCGGAGTTTGTAGCCTTAATGAACAAAGTCTTTGATTTCTCCAAGTTAAGTCCCTTGCCGGGAAAAAACAACCCGTCTCCGGATAGCTTTACAGACCTGTCCCGGAATCACTGGGCTTATAACCAGCTCGCCCAGGCTATTCGTCTAAACATCCTTTCGGGTTATGGAAACGGCAAAATTGAACCGGATAAGCCAATAAGCCGTGCTGAAGTGGCTACCGTCTTTCAGCTGTTGAGAGAGGCTTCCGGAAAATCCGGTCCCGCTACTCCGGGAACAAGCCAGCCTTTCACTGATGTGTCTAGCGGTTACTGGGCGGAGAAATATATTAATACCCTGAAAAAAACAGGGATCATCAATGGAGTTACATCCACTACTTTTGCCCCTGAGAAGGACATGCTGAGAGGCGAAAGCGCTGCTCTTCTGGATAACTACTCTAATTAA